A region of the Ctenopharyngodon idella isolate HZGC_01 chromosome 2, HZGC01, whole genome shotgun sequence genome:
TTGATGAGAAAGGCCGTCTGATCGTACAGGCGTAATCCTCTTCTCCTACTGTGACACAGAGAGCCGCGGCCGCTGTCATCCACATAATCCACACATGATGCAGAGACTGACGACGAATCTTCCCATTGTGCCGCTCCGATCCGCTCCGGTCTCCTGCTGACACGAGTAAAGGAGCAGGACGGGAGCGGGAGCCTTTCATTTCACACTGAGCAGCAGAACCAGTGGAAACGGCAGGAGAAGTGTGAGTTCAGGTGAAGAACACAGATATTATCAGACGGCCATTTAAGGAGAAAGCATCAATATAAACGTTCACGCAGCTGTTGTCTGTACAACGAGAGCAGAGCATCAGACTCcagaaaatgacagaaacacCATTACAGCATCACAGAAAAGATGAACGGTGGTAATATTCTTTAAATTAACCTGTTCTTCCTCTCCGGCGGGAAGTGAACTTGTGTTCAGCGTGTCAGATTGATTTCCTTCAGCTCCACACGTGGACATGAACGCAGCATATGAGCAAACAGGTGTGAAGCGTTAAGCGATCCAGTCAGACGTCATTCACTGCTCAGAGCTGATCAAACGCTAAAGCCAGATGTTCTGATGATGTTGCCAAAGTGTTGCTATGCAGATGCTAGAATGTTCTGTGGCGTTTCTAGGTGTTTTCCTCAGGTCAGGTGTGATTCTCCTGGTCTGTAGATGAGCGTTTGTGGGGTTTAGAAGCTCACTCTCCTCAACAACATGATCTGAGCAGAAACATGACAACATATCAAATATTGCAGATCAAAAAATGACAACTATATTGAGGCCAAATTTGCAACACATCATAATCACATCATCAATAGCAATATAATAAAGCATCATTAAAATGACCATCAATCATAAAAATATCTGTGGTTTTATGCATAATAAAACACTATAGAGCATCCAAAAGAGGgtgtgatagatagatagatagatggtaAACAGCTCTTCTTCAGTAGAGCAGCACTTCAGACACAATATTCCAGTAAGTCTCTGCTCTCCAGGACATCTGAAGCTCTCACACACAATGAGCTGAAGACACTCGGCAGAATCACACCTCACACTGAAGGCCAGTTGATTGAATTATTGATATAACCCACTGCGGATGCGATATGATGATGATTCACATGCTAATAAACCCTCTTCAGATCCTGACAGGCTGTTATTCAGGGCTTCTTCTTCATTTCTGACACAGTTAAACTCATGTTTACCGCCACTGTCCATTCAGTCACAGAATTGTGAATGATCAGTTGTCTATACATACATCATAATTGCACGTTGCAGTAAcatttaaagggtcagttcacccaaaaatttaatttctgtcattaattactctccctcatgtcgttccacacccgtaagaccttcgttcatcttcagaacacaaattaagatatttttgatgaaatccgagaggtatatgactcgtccatagacagcaatataatcaacactttcaaggtccagaaaagtagtaaaaacaaagttaaaacagtcatgtgactgcagtggttcaaccttaatgttatgaaaagacaagaatactttttgtgcgcaaaaacaaaacaaaaataaccactttattcatcTCCcgtgtcagtctcctacgcaggcATTTGGACGTagaaaaaaacctcttggatttgattaaaaatatcttaatttgtgttctgaagatgaacgaaggtcttacgggtgtggaacgacatgagggagaggaattaatgacagaaattacatttttgggtgaactaaccctttaagctaagATGAAGGTGCTACTTatctaataaaaaatagtaataactttttaaatggacaaatttataaacatttaaatctgcattttagttcatattttaaaatgtagtttaaaataataaaactctTCATTAATAAGTCAGATgtagatatacagtatataatgcaattcatgttttaaaacagtaaaattttaAGCATTTCCTAGTTTCTTTTCTTTGACTGCTGTTCTTGGTCCTCATATGCTTATACATTTCCCACACAAATATTTCTAATAATTCCAGCAGTTGTTAAACTTGTTTTGTTAAGGGatgaaaaatgacaacaaacagCACAAATGTGACTGTGATTCAGTCTCTGATGTTTCAAGAGTGTGAATCTGAACTGAACTGGACAAAActtgtattaaataaaattaaatatgataattaaTCATATGTCTATAGATGTTATTTGAATCATTGATTAATAATATCATATAGGCTAATGTTGTGTGTGATTCATATGAGTAACTCTGAGTAAATGAAATGCATGTAattgtgtgatgatgatgatgatgatgatcgtTTCATGTAGTTTGACAGGTAATAAACGCCTCAGTtgaacccttgtgaaaaagtgaACGGCTTTCAATTGGCTGCTGTGACTCGTCACGGCTGATGATCCgctctctctctatataaacACACAGTTTCATTATTCCTCGAGACTCCGGCGACGTGCGCGCGCGGTGAGTGGGAGCGAGCGTCTCAATGGCGCCGGTGCTGATGCTCGTTCATGACTCGAGCCCGTCAGCATCACCTGTTGATCCGATGATGGTGAAGGTGAGTAAGATCATCTTAACAGAAAATACCAGCACAGAAATCACCGACGCGACGTTTCGTCTGTAAATCGCATTTTGTTGTTAGACTGAAGCGTTTGTGAGCGTCGTTATCATTAATTCGGTTTAAACTGATTTAATCCATTTGagtatttcattcatttcatctTTCATCCGGCTGCTCTGATGGCTGCATTCATTCTGAATCTTCTCTGGTTGTGTGCCGCTGTGATTCGGTGTCAGTTCGCTTCTGTTGTACAGATGCTCCTGCAGAGAAAGACGGGCTTTATTTCGAGCATCAGGCCTGTCGAGCTCAAACTCTCCGTCCGCGCAACAGGTGCGAGTGTTTGTGCACCGAGCGGCCGGACACGAGCGCGGCGGGGCGGCGTGAGCGAGCAGCTGCTGAAGGGCGTTTCATCGGTTCACGAGTCAGTTTATCCGACATGTTATCACTGCCAGGATTTATTTCTTATTAGGAGGATCATTAGGCTGCTGATAGGGATGAAACCTCTATCACTAAAAATAAAGGTGCTTTTTGGGCATTTTTGGTTCTGTGTTGAACCTTTAACATTCAAAGGGTTCTTCATAGTGGAAAAagattctttagattattaaaatgttcttcacactaataaaaaatggttattttaagaactgatccAAGAAGATCTTAATTTCTGAGAGTGTAAGTGTtaaagttgtgtgtgtgtgtgtgtgtgtgtgtgtgtgtgtgtgtgtgagctacagacatgaatgattcctcaGATCTGACGCTCCACTCCACCTGTTGGACGAGGAACAGTCCCACTGAAGGAGGAAGCCGAGTCTCATACTCACAGTAAACAGACACCTAGCAACCAGACACAATGTCCTAGAAAGAATCCAGCCACTctccacctagcaacaccctggcaaccaacCACGACATGCTGGTATTGAGGTGGTGAGTTTTGCATCTTCAGGTAATGTACAAACAgtctattttacatttgtttagcattaatGTGAAGATGTTTGATGAGCAACACTTCAGTTTCCGGCTTTAATAGAAAAGAAGAACCTTAGAAAACTGAGGGCAGTTTaatggactcaaatgaagggaCAGATCAGAGTCTGATGGTACGGTCAATTAAAATCTTTGAGTGATTTGATATGTGAGAAGCATGAGAGTGACCGGAGCACATCTGTGTCATTATTATACACACGTATTTAGCATTTGTAAAATGCCATTGACCGATCCTGATGAAGTGTAACGGTCTGCAGGAGTAAAGCAGCATCAGCGTCTGTCAGCATCATCTCTCCCTCCCCCACAATCCCCTGCTGTCCGTctcctgctgctgcttctgttgCGTAGAAACCGTCTCCGTAAATCCAGATAATGCTGTTCATACGGAGAGACACACCAGCCTCGTCATGACACGTTCAGTGGACCAAACCAAGCATTCACACGTCGAGGGAATGTCTGGAAAATTAGCAGGATTATTTTTCTTCCCATCTACTGACAGACTCTTTATCTGCATTCAGAGACACGAAGATTAACATTTACAGTAAGAACACACAGTACTGAAACTGATGTTGAACATAGATAATGTGAAGTAAATGTAGCAATGAAGGGGGGAAATAAAAAGGAACAAggtataaaaacagaaaatatgtatGTTGtacaacaagaaccaatgaaattAACCCACTGCACTCATTCGTTCTGTCTTCATGTTAtttatacaaaaatgtaaacataatcatttataattttgactcatcccttttcttaaaaatgatttaaatgctgaaatgtgagttttatcattttataaaactatTCGCTGTGTCCCAAATCGAAAACTTAcaggcgaaaaacagtacacCAAAAGAGTATGTCTGAATGCATATTATTCAAAAAACAGGTGAAAAGGTCCCCAGATGACCTGTAAGTGTGcatctgatggacactttactttAAAACCAAAGCAAAAGAATAGTAAttcttattaatagtaataataaagatcAAAAGGGGAAAATGTGGTCAGTTTAGGTTGTTCAGTGGAAACACAATATCAGCTCTAATctacacctacacacacacacacacacacacacacacacacacacacacacacacacacacactctgtgtTAATGGCATACAGATGCAGAGATCATATCTCAGTGTAGATGTTCTTCTGTCCTGTATCAGCGGGAACGTCCGTCCTGCACTGCTGTGTGGAAGACTAGTGATTTTGTTGTGAAACTGAAGAAAAGAGCAACAACAAAACCCAGTCTGCCTCTCAGCACAGGACACATCAGCACACCTGACACACCTGGAGGCTGTTTTAGACGTTGATTTGAAAATGTTTCTGTGAGCTAACTTAATATTTATTGAGTTATTTTATACTTAATATTCAGTAACATTATTGatctgacactattggatgagaactgagcTGGTGATGACATCACTGCTTTTAGAGCTGAAATAAACTCAATTTACAGTGACTGAaacaaactgaatcaacactgaactgatttgaATAATGTCTGTTTATGATTGTTAAAGCTGCTTTACTGctgaattgaattctgtttgcatcatttctgttattttcctgtttctaaagctgctttggaacaatctgtactgtataaagtgctgtagaaataaaggtgacttgactattAAACAATAGAAGTGTTTGTGTAGAGAATCATAAAATGCTTCATTGTCAGTATAATGTATCATCATGAAAACATCTCTGATTCATGACTTGAACATGAAAACCTGTTTGTCACTTCACTTTACACGGTTGTACAATCTTTATGATAAACGAAATAAAAGAATagtaaacattaatttaaatatattttgtacatttaccATGTCTCAAACCAGAACAAACAAACACGGAATAACTCCAGGGAGCactttattcagttttgttGTGTGTGACACTAAATTCCACACAATCATATCTCTAAAACATTAGgatatttaaaatgtcttttttggtACAGCATAAGAACAGTGACTTCATACATGCCAGACGAGTTGTTCATACATTCCGTGTTTACATCAGCTGACTGAGTTTCAACAGATGAATGATAGGGAATGTAGTTCCGTGAGGCGCAACGACACCGGCTGATCTGAACAAGCGCTTGTTAATGGACTACATTCCCCACAAGTCTTCGCGCAACCAGTTTGCCGGTCGACGTATTGGCGTTCGTGACGGGTGACAGGTGCTGTTGTAGTTCTTTGCGCGGCTCACGCTGTGCACTGACGGCGCGTGCGGACTACGATACCCATCATTCCGAGCGGCAGTGGTAAACAGAGCTGTCAAACAACATCATCGACGCCATTTCGACAACAGCCTTAAAATGGCAGTAAAATGCAGCGCGAGGATCGCTCCTCATTAAATAAGAAGCGACGCTCGCTTCCTATGCTCGCGAATTTAAACGCGCTTTAACGGACATTTGAAGACGTCACGCGCCGAGAAGATGGATATCAGCACGGCGGTGTTTAACGCGGCGAGAGACGGAAAACTGAAACTCATCCAGAAGTTGCTGAGCAACAAAAGTCCGGAGGAGCTGGAGGCGCTGGCGGAGGAGAAGACGCAGGGCGGCACGCCGCTGCTCATCGCGTCTCGGTACGGACACCAGGAGGTTGTGGACTACCTGCTGGAGCACTGCAAGGCCAACGTGGAGCTCGGGGGCTCCGTGAACTTTGACGGTGAGACGATCGAAGGCGCTCCGCCGCTGTGGGCGGCCTCCGCCGCGGGCCACCTGCCGGTAGTGAAGACGCTCCTGAAGCACGGCGCCTCCGTCAACAACACCACTCTGACCAACTCCACGCCGCTGCGCGCCGCCTGCTTCGACGGCCACCTGGAGATCGTCCGCTACCTGGTGGAGCATCGCGCTGACATGGAGGTGGCCAATCGGCACGGACACACCTGTCTGATGATCTCTTGTTACAAGGGCCACAAAGAGATCGCCAAGTTCCTGCTGGAGCGAGGGGCCGACGTCAACCGCAAGAGCGTGAAGGGCAACACGGCTCTGCATGACTGCGCTGAATCCGGGAGCCTGGAGATCATGAAGATGCTGCTGAAGTGTGAGGCGCGCATGGAGCGGGACGGCTACGGGATGACGCCGCTGCTGGCCGCCAGCGTCACCGGCCACACCAACATCGTGGAGTACCTGGTGCACCAGCCCCGCGCCAGCCGAGAGGAGCGGATCGATGCGCTAGAGCTGCTGGGAGCCACGTTTGTGGACAAGAAGCGCGATCTGCTGGGCGCCATGCGCTACTGGAGGAGAGCGATGGAGCTGCGGCAGGCGGGTGAGAAGGCGGGCGGATTCCTAGCCAAACCGCCTCCGGGGCCGCCGGTGCCGGCGTACGACTGCGCCCGCGAAGTGTCCACGGCCGAGGAGCTGGAGGCGCTAATCACCGACCCGGACGAGATGCGCATGCAGGCACTGCTGGTGAGGGAGCGCATCCTCGGACCGTCGCACCCTGACACCTCCTACTACATCCGCTACCGCGGCGCCGTCTACGCCGACTCGGGCAACTTCCAGCGCTGCATCAGCCTGTGGAAGTACGCGCTGGACATGCAGCAGAGCAACCTGGACCCGCTCAGCCCCATGACGGCCAGCAGCTTCCTCTCCTTCGCCGAGCTCTTCTCCTTCGTGTTGCAGGACCGCGCCAAGGGCACCCTGTGCACCCGCGTCACCTTCCAGGACCTGATGGGCGTTCTGGGCAAGAGCGTGCGGGAGGTTGAGCGTGCCGTGGCGCAGCGCGACAGCCCTCCGGAGGCGCCGCAGTTCACCAAAGCGCTGTCCATCATCCTGCACCTGGTCTTCCTGCTGGAGAAGCTGGACTGCGCTCCGGAGCAGGAGCACCACAAGCGGCAGACAGTCTATCGGCTGCTGAAGCTGAACCCGCGGGCCCGGAGCGGCTACACGCCGCTGCACATGGCCGTGGACAAGGACACCACGTCGGTGGGCCGCTACCCGGTGGGCCGCTTCCCGTCGCTGGCCGTGGCCAACCTGCTGCTGGAGTGCGGGGCCGACGTGGACTCCCGCGACTGCGAGAACAATACGCCGCTGCACGTGGCCGCCGCCAACGGCTGCCCCGAGATCATGGCGGCGCTGATCCGGGCCGGCGCTCACTTCGACGCCACCAACGCCCAGCGCAAGACGGCCTACGAGCTGCTGGACGAGCAGAGCAGCGGGCGACACGCGCTGCAGCCGCTCAACTACGTCACGCTGCAGTGTCTGGCGGCCCGAGCCATCGAGAAACACAGACTTCCCTACAAAGGGCTCATCTCAGAGGAAATGGAGGCGTTCATCGAGCTGCACTGACCTCACACGTGACCTCCAGCCAGAATCCAAGCAATAATCCCAGAACTCGTGGTGTGAGCGCTCACCTGACTCCTGGGACGGACCGCGGACACGAGCCCTGATCTCTCCTTTGTGTGCAGGAAGTGAACGTTTCGCCTCTTTGTGTTGGTTGCTGTTCTTTGATTGACAGGGCTTAATCACACATGACAAACTGCTTATCGATCGCATGCAGAGCAGTGATGTGTCCGATGCAAGTTGAAATGCAAAAGCAAAACTTTTTCTATCAGACTCTGTAGTTTCACTGTCATAACATGCTTTAGTTCTTCCCGTCGATGATCCTGATCCTGAAGGACTTTGAAGCCCATGGTGCCAAATACTAGCCTTACATGATCATCTTTTCTAATGTGTgtgattttaatgtgtttttattgagCGACTGGAAGAGTTTCCTTTCATTTGGGGAGTGACTGTAATATATAGAACTTGGCACTTTATCCACCCTACATGAGAACAGCTATTTTTGAATCGCTGATGTTACATTGATATCTATGCAGTTTATTATTGGAGGTGCGTTTGGAGTGACAGATCTggctgtttttgtgttttttctctGCAGGCTTATGTGAAAAGCTTCATATGCGTTGCAGTCTTATACTAATTGCCTTTAAGTTTATTTCTTCTTGGTAAGACTTCGTATGGCtgaggtgatttttttttttttttgccgtcTGTCATTGTAAATGCCACCCGAATGAAAGCACTTTGAAAATGTTAACACTTTGTTTAACCTCTTAAACCAGAGACTTCAGAAACTACAACTGATTTGGTTAATTTAAGACAATTTACTACAAGACAAAAAAGTGTGTGGAGATGCCTGAATAAAACTCAAGTGTCccatccgtccgtctgtctgtctgtctgtctgtctgtctgagtaaAGACTGACCGACGCGGATCTGAAGTCCATCTGTGTGAAGAGACGTAACCCATGCTGTGTGTCTGGACTTGTCTTTCCAGGTCGGGATGATCGCAGACGTCAGAAGTGCATCGTCGAACCGCTTTCCAGTGGTTATGAAGGTTTTCCTTTTGACAACTTCATATTTTAACATGCCCTCTTTAAATAGCTCAAGTGTTTCTGATGTCTTGATTAGTGTCCGCTGCTGTCAGATCAAGTTT
Encoded here:
- the fem1a gene encoding protein fem-1 homolog A — protein: MDISTAVFNAARDGKLKLIQKLLSNKSPEELEALAEEKTQGGTPLLIASRYGHQEVVDYLLEHCKANVELGGSVNFDGETIEGAPPLWAASAAGHLPVVKTLLKHGASVNNTTLTNSTPLRAACFDGHLEIVRYLVEHRADMEVANRHGHTCLMISCYKGHKEIAKFLLERGADVNRKSVKGNTALHDCAESGSLEIMKMLLKCEARMERDGYGMTPLLAASVTGHTNIVEYLVHQPRASREERIDALELLGATFVDKKRDLLGAMRYWRRAMELRQAGEKAGGFLAKPPPGPPVPAYDCAREVSTAEELEALITDPDEMRMQALLVRERILGPSHPDTSYYIRYRGAVYADSGNFQRCISLWKYALDMQQSNLDPLSPMTASSFLSFAELFSFVLQDRAKGTLCTRVTFQDLMGVLGKSVREVERAVAQRDSPPEAPQFTKALSIILHLVFLLEKLDCAPEQEHHKRQTVYRLLKLNPRARSGYTPLHMAVDKDTTSVGRYPVGRFPSLAVANLLLECGADVDSRDCENNTPLHVAAANGCPEIMAALIRAGAHFDATNAQRKTAYELLDEQSSGRHALQPLNYVTLQCLAARAIEKHRLPYKGLISEEMEAFIELH